The DNA segment TTCCGGATGGATGAAGCCGAACTGGATGTCGAAGGTCTTGATCAGTTTCTCGATCTCTCGACGAATACCTTCGCGCCAGCTTTCCAGTTCCTTGGTGGCCGGCACGAAGACTGAATAACCCAGGGTGACGTATTCGGAGATGTTGAGGAACTTGATCTTGCCATCGTGAATCCAAGCTTCCACCGCGAATTCCCAACCATCCAGGTGGCTTTCCATGAGCACCGGGAATTCTTCCTCGGGAATCAGGTCCACCTCATCCGGCGTACGGATGACCCGGTGCCCCAGGCAGCCGGCCTTGTCGAAGGCCTTGAGATGAATGGGATCGTTGGGATCCCCATCCAGTTTCAGCAGGGTCTGGTTGACCCGCTTGAGGAAACGGATCACATCTTCCCGATCATGGGCCTCTTCAAAGATACCCACCCGAATACCCCCAAGCTGGGCACGGCGCTTCATCAGCGCTTTGTCCCGCATGAGAATGGCCTGGCCATAGAGGCGAGGGTTATCCATTAGAACCGAGTTGATGGCCCCGGCCCATTCCACGGTTTCCTCGAATAATGGAATCGCCACATCCACCCCCATTTCCTTCAGGGTTTGGGCGATCTCCATGGAACGGTCGTTGAGACGCTCGAAGTCCCAAGGGGTGTAGGGAATGTCGTGCTTCTCGCAGTATTCTTCGGCCCAGGGGGGAGCAACCACCACATAGCGTCGGTCGAAGTTGTCCAGTGCTTCGATGGCGTTGAGACTCCAGCCGAGCAGGGCCACGTAGCCCTTATTTGGGTCCTTCTCTGCCATGGGTTCTCTCCCGTGAGAGTGAAATGGGTGCGAAATCGCAGGTGTGCCATGAGCATACACCTCAAATGGGCCGATTACACAGGCGTCTCTGTCTACCCGCATAAAAAAGGGCCCGTCGTGGACGAGCCCTTTATTACGCCATTATCCTTCAAAATCAGCCCAGATCGAATTTGATCCCCTGGGCCAGAGGCAGGTCGCTGCCGTAATTGACCGTATTGGTCTGGCGGCGCATGTACTGCTTCCAAGCGTCAGAGCCGGACTCTCGGCCGCCGCCGGTGTCTTTCTCGCCCCCGAAGGCACCACCAATTTCAGCACCGGATGTGCCGATATTGACATTGGAGATGCCGCAATCGCTGCCTTCCGCGGAAAGATAGCGCTCGCCATGCTGCAGCTTGTCGGTGAAGATGGCGGAGGAGAGGCCCTGGGGCACATCGTTTTGCATCTCAATGGCCTCATCCAGGGTCTTGTAAGACATGATGTAGAGGATGGGCGCAAAGGTTTCGGTCTGGACGATCTCCAGATCGTTTCGGGCCTTGACGATGGTGGGCTCAACGAAATGCCCGTCACCGTCCAGGCGCTTGCCGCCACAGAGGATTTCAGCATCCTTCTCGGAGTCAATCACCTTGATGGCGTTTTCGAAGTTCTTGACTGCGGTTTCATCGGCCAGGGGCCCCATCAGGGTGTTTTCATCCAGGGGATTGCCGATACGCACGGTCTTGTAGGCATTAACCAGCTTCTCGGTGAGATCATCCACGATGCTCTCGTGGGCGATCACCCGGCGGGTGGAGGTACAGCGCTGGCCGGCGGTGCCCACCGCACCAAAGGCAATGGCCGGAATGGCCATGTCCAGATTGGCGGTCTCGTCCACGATGATGGCGTTGTTGCCCCCGGCCTCGATCAGATAGCGGCCCAGGCGGCTGGCTACGGTGGGCGCTACCTTCTTGGCCACTTCGCTGGAGCCGGTGAAGGAGAGCAGGTTGATCCGCTCATCGGCCACGAACTTCTCAGCCAGTTCATTGCGATCATCGGTAATCAGGGTGAAGATCGCCGGAAAACCATTTTTCTCCAGTACCTCGTTGCAGAGCTTCTGGACGGCCACGGAAATCAGCGGGGTCTTGGGGGAACCTTTCCAGATATTCACATTGCCACAGACGGCGGAAATGAAGGTGTTCCAGGACCACACCGCCACCGGGAAGTTGAAGGCAGTGATCACGCCCACCACGCCCAGGGGATGCCACTGCTCGAACAGGCGGTGGTCCGGGCGCTCGGAGTGGGTGGTCATGCCGTAGAGCATGCGGGACTGGCCCAGGGCAAAATCGGCGATGTCGATCATTTCCTGGACTTCGCCGTCACCTTCCTGCTTGATCTTGCCCATTTCCAGGGAAACCAGGCTGCCCAGGGCGTCCTTGTTCTCGCGCAGTGCCTCGCCCATGAGGCGAATGGCCTGGCCGCGTTCCGGGGCGGGCAGCTTGCGCCACTCCTTGAACAATTCCCGGGCTTCGCTGACCACGGTCTCGTACTCGGCCTCGGTGGTCACCCGGACCTTGCCCAGCAGCTCGCCAGTGGCAGGGTTGTAGGACTCGAGAAAGCGACTGTTCTTGTCTTCCAGCCAACCGGATTTGGCCGAATAGGTACCGGCATTTTCGGCTTCCAGGCCGAAGGCGGCCAGAATGGACTTGGGATCCAGCTTGCTCATTTGATTTTCCTCCCGGAAATGCGTTGGAGCGGCGTCCTTGGCGGGTCTTGCCCCACTTCGCCGATCGCAAAAATAAAGACGGATTCAATCAGGTTCGGGAACACCCCTTATTCCCGAATGATCTGACATGATTCTTGTATTGTCTCAAGAAGACGCTTATAAGGCCAGTGGTTAGCACTCTCAACTCGGTGTAAGATGAAGCCCATGGCAACTGATAATCGGACAAATTGGCATCCCGAAAGCTGGCAGGCCAAGACCGCCGGCCAGCAGCCCCTGTATCGTGATACCGAGGCTGTGAAATCGGTGGTGGATCGGCTCGGGCGTCTGCCGCAGTTGGTGACCCATGGCGAGGTCGAGGCTCTGAAAAAACAGATCGCCGAGGCCGCCCGGGGTGAACGTTTCCTGCTGCAGGGGGGCGATTGTGCGGAGAGCTTCGATGATTGCACTGCCGACAATATTGCCAACAAGCTCAAGATCCTCCTACAGATGTCCCTGGTCTTGGTCACGGGCATGCGCAAGCGGGTTACGCGGGTAGGTCGTATAGCAGGTCAATATGCCAAGCCCCGTTCGGCGGATATGGAAACCCGGGGCGGTCAGACCCTGCCCAGCTATCGGGGAGATCTTATCAACCGCCCCCCGTTTACGCCGGAGGACCGGGAGCCGGACCCGGAATTGATGTTGCGGGGGTATGAGCGTGCAGCGCTGACCCTGAATCACATTCGTGCATTGGTGGATGGTGGCTTTGCCGACCTGCATCATCCCGAGAATTGGGATCTGGATTTCGTTCGTCAATCCCCCATGGAAAAGGAATATCGCGAAATCGTGGATTCGGTTCGCGACTCCCTGCAATTCATGGAGACCATTGCCGGCAGTCGGGTCTCCGGCAGCGGTCGGGTGGATTTCTATACCAGTCACGAAGCCCTGCATCTGCTCTACGAGCAGGCTCAGACCCACCAGGTGGGTCATGACGGTCGCTGGTACAATATGGCCACCCATTTCCCCTGGATCGGCATGCGCACCGCCGAACTCGATGGTGCCCATGTGGAGTATTTCCGGGGTATTGCCAACCCGGTGGCTGTGAAAGTGGGCCCCGGAATGTCTGCCGAGCATCTCAAGGCCTTGATTGAGGTGCTCGACCCGCATGACGAACCGGGCCGCTTGACCCTGATTCACCGCCTGGGGGCCAACAAGATCGAGTCGGGCCTGCCGCCCTTGATTGAGGCTGCCCAAGCCACTGGTCGTACCGTGTTGTGGAGCTGTGACCCCATGCACGGGAATACGGAAAAGACCCAGTCCGGTATCAAGACGCGTCGGGTGGAAAATGTTTTCTCGGAGCTGGAACAAGCCTTCGATATCCACCAGAAAATGGGCAGTCATCTGGGTGGGGTGCATATCGAGCTGACCGGGGAAAATGTCACTGAGTGCATGGGCGGGGCCAGCGGTCTCACCGAGAAGGACCTGGAGCGGGCCTACCGTTCCCAGGTGGATCCGCGCTTGAATTACGACCAGGCGCTGGAGCTGGCCATGCGAGTGGCAGGTTATCGCCTGCGGAGCAGCAAACACCGCGTTGCCTGATGAGCGCTTCCCAATGGGACCGGCTTGCTATTCCTTGGTCGCCGGTGACTAGCGATTGTCTGTGTTAGGTCCCAGGGCCTGGAGATCTTCCCGGGCCCGTTCTACTGCTTTTTCCCCACCCAGAATGGCTTCCGAGGCCCGATCAAACTCCATCAAGCGGATGTGGGCCAGTCGGGGCGTGATGAGTATATCCGGGGGGTCGCCTGCCATCCGGCTGCGGGTAATTCGATCCTGAACCACATTGACCGAGCCGGCCAGGACGTCGAAAAGACCCGGTTCGCTGGTTTCCTGTTTGCGGGCGGCGGAAGAAATCAGACGATCTACTCTTACCCGGAGCCCGCTCTTCAGGTGGCCCACGATTCGGCTCATCACATCGGAGCCCGGGTCTTTTTCCTCGGTGGTCAGTTTGTCGACATCTTGTTCGGAAGGCTGGTTCCCGGGAATGGCGCGGTTGTCAAAATTGCGGCCCATGATGTCACCGTTGAGGTTCACCGCAATCACCACATCGGCGCCCATGGCGCGACAGAGAGAAACGGGCACCGGATTCACCAGACCACCATCCATGAGCCAGCGGCCCTCCTGCTGGACCGGGGCAAACAGGCCGGGGAGGGCAATGGAGGCCCGTACGGCATCCAGCAGGGAGCCTTGATTCAGCCAGATCTCGCGACCGCTGTTCAGGTCGGTGGCCACGGCGGCGAAGGGGGCCGGCAAGTCTTCGATATTCACATCCTTGACCCGTTGTCCGATGGCGTCCATGAGCTTTTCACCCCGCATGAAGCCGCCTCCGGATAGGCCGTAATCCAGTAGCCGCAGGATATCCATGCGCTCAAGACCCCGCACCCATTCTTCCAGCGTATCCAGCCGATCCACCCGATAGGCGCCACCCACCAGCGCCCCAATACTGGTGCCGGCGACGATATCGGGGCGAATACCCTGTTTTTCCAGGGCGCGAATGACGCCGATATGGGACCAGCCCCGGGCCGATCCACTACCCAGCGCCAGGCCGATCTTGGTCCGACGGTGTTGTTTGCTGCTCATGCTGGATTGCCACTCCTGCTGAAGAAACGCTCATCCATTAAGCGAATAAAGGCCTTGGCCTGGGGGGAGAGGAATTTACCTCGCCGCGTGACCACGCCATAACTGCGACGTTTGAAGTAGGCCCCCATGGGTCGAACATGGAGGGACTCGCCACCATCCAGGCAGATATCGGTGACAATGGAGATGCCCAGGTTCATTTCAACGTATTTCTTGATGACCTCCCAGCCACCGGCTTCCAGTTTCACATCATAGGCCAGCTCATGCTGCTCGAATACACTCTTGACCATTCTCCAAGTACTCAAGTGGCGGGGCGGCAGAATCAATCCATAACGACTGATGTCTTCCAGGGACACCGTCTTCCTTTTAGCCAGGGGGTGGGCAGGGGCGGTGATGAGCATGGGTTCGTAGTGGAAGATGGGGCGATAACTGAGGTCGTCGGGCACATCCACCATGGAGCCAACGGCGAAATCCACTTCATCCGCGCGCAGCATGTTCAGGCCATCCCGACCGGTGACGTTGTGCAGTCGGAACTGGACTGCCGGATATTCATGGGCAAAGCGCTCCACGAATGTGGGCAACAGATAGAGCAGGGTGGATTCACCGGCAGCAATATCCAGGTCGCCATGGGCCGGATTCCCGCAGCGTGCGGCAAAGGTCTCCGGCAGGGTATCCAGGCTCTCCACCATGGGCAGGGCAATCTCCAGCAGGTTTTCTCCCTCCGGAGTCAGCTGGATTCTGGGCCCTCGACGTTCAAACAAGAGTGTGCCGAATTCCTTCTCCAGGGCCTGGATCTGCATTGATACTGAGGGCTGACTTAGCTCCAGCTTGTCGGCGGCGGCACTGATGCTGCCAAGCTGTGCGGTGGCACAGAAACCCCGTAGTTGAGTGAGACGGTTGGCTCGGCTGCGTTGCTTCATTGCTTCTCCCGGCAACAGAGGGGCAGGCTTAAGAATTAGAAAAAACAATAATTCAAATAAGAAAGATTGTGTTGTTCGATATTAAACAATCGTTTTAATGTCCCTGCAAGCCTGATTGGAGGAACAAGCGCATGTCGAGCGCACACGCAGCAGAAAACACCCAGTCATCGGCATCCGTGGAAATACGCGGGCCGATCACACCGGAATGCGAGGCACTGTTGAGTAGCGAGGCCATGGATTTCCTGGCTGAGCTGGTACGGGCATTTTCCCCAAGAATTCGAACCCTGCTGGATGCCCGCCGCGCCCGGCAGGCGCGTTTTGACCGCGGGACAGTGCCGGATTTCCTCCCGGAAACCCGGAAAATCCGGCAGCAGGACTGGCAGGTGGCGCCGATTCCGGAACCACTGCTGGATCGCCGGGTGGAGATTACCGGGCCGGTGGACCGGAAAATGGTCATCAATGGTCTCAATTCCGGTGCTCGGGTCTTCATGGCGGATTTTGAAGATGCCTCCACCCCCAGCTGGTCCAATATGATCCAGGGGCAGCGCAATCTCTACGATGCCGTGCGTCGCCAGATCGATTTCAGCGATGAGCGAGGCAAAGCATATCGCCTGAACCGGGACACGGCGCTTTTGCTGGTGCGGGTACGGGGGCTGCATTTGCCCGAGAAAGACTTGAGAGTGGATGGAGAAGCGGTCCCCGGGGCCTTGATGGACTTTGCCCTGCATTGCTTTCACAACAGCGAGGCCCTGCTGGCACAGGGGGCCGGGCCCTGGTTCTATCTACCCAAGCTGGAGCATTGGCGGGAAGCGGCCCTGTGGGCCGAGGTCTTCGATTGGGCCGAGCAACGGCTGTCGCTGGAGAAGGGCAGTATCCGGGCGACTGTCTTGATCGAAACCCTGCCAGCGGTCTTCCAGATGGACGAGATTCTGCATGTGTTGAGGGACTACGTGGTGGGGCTCAATTGTGGTCGCTGGGACTATATCTTCAGCTACATCAAGACCTTCCATGCCCACCCGGACCGCATTCTGCCGGATCGGGAAACGGTGGGGATGACCGTGCCCTTTCTGCGCGCCTACTCCCGATTGCTGATCGAGACTTGCCATCGTCGCGGGGCTCTGGCCATGGGCGGCATGGCGGCGCAAATCCCCGTGCGTGATGACCCCGAGGCCAATGCCGCGGCCCTGGCCAAGGTTCGTGAAGACAAGGAGCGTGAGGCGCGGGATGGTCATGACGGCACCTGGGTGGCGCATCCGGGCCTAATCCCCGAGGCCATGGCGGTATTCGATGCCGTACTGGCGGGGCCGAATCAACTGGACCGGGCCGTACAAGACCACGGCATCGGTCGGGCGGAACTGCTGGCACATCCGGAGGGGGCGATTACCGAGGCGGGTTTTCGCCGAAATGTGGAGGTAGGCCTGGCCTATACCGCTGCCTGGCTGTCGGGGCGGGGCTGCGTGCCTATCCATCATCTGATGGAGGATGCAGCCACCGCCGAAATTGCCCGGGCCCAGCTCTGGCAATGGCTGCACCATTCCGACGCCCGTTTCGAGGTGGGTGGGGCCATCACCTTTGCGTTCTTTTCCCAGGTCCTGGAGGAGAGCCTGGCGGCTCTGCTTCAGGGGGAGGGAGAGGATGGCCCGGATGCGGGCCATTACCGGGCGGCGGCGCGATTGTTCCACCGTCTTACGGAAAGTGAGCAGTTTGCTGACTTTCTTACCTTGGAAGCCTACGACAGCATCGCCTGACAGGGGGTATGAGCATGAGCACCGAGCAAGCCAACATCGAAGCATTGAGACGGGACTGGGATCACAATCCGCGCTGGACCGGAGTTGAGCGGGATTATGGTCCCGAGGACGTGGTCCGTCTGCGTGGCAATGTCAGCATCGAACACACCCTGGCAAGGCGGGGCGCGGAGAAGCTCTGGCGTTTGCTCAAAGAGGAAGATTTCGTCAATGCCCTGGGGGCCCAGACCGGGAACCAGGCCATGCAACAAGTGAAGGCGGGGCTAAAGGCCATCTATTGCTCCGGCTGGCAGGTAGCGGCGGATGCCAATACCGCTGGCCAGATGTATCCCGACCAATCCCTTTACCCGGTGGACAGCGTCCCCAACCTGGTGCGCCGGATTAACGGGGCCTTCCAGCGCCTGGATCAGGTCAATTGCATGGAAGGCCGCCACGATGAGGATGTTTTCGCCCCCATCGTGGCCGATGCCGAAGCCGGCTTCGGCGGGGTGCTCAACGCCTATGAGCTGATGAAGCATATGATCGAGGCGGGTGCCGCCGGGGTTCATTTTGAGGATCAGCTGGCCTCGGCCAAGAAGTGCGGGCATATGGGGGGCAAGGTATTGGTGCCCACTCAGGAGGCGGTTCAGAAACTGGTGGCCGCTCGCCTGGCCGCCGATACCCTGGGCGTGCCCACATTGATTATTGCCCGCACTGACGCCAATGCCGCCGGACTGATCACGTCCGACCTGGACGAGCGAGACAAGTCCTTCTGCACCGGTGGCCGCACGGTGGAGGGTTTTCATGAAGTCAATGCGGGTATTGAACAGGCCATATCACGGGGGCTAGCCTATGCACCCTATGCCGACCTGCTCTGGTGCGAGACGGCCCATCCTGATCTGGAAGAGGCCCGTCAGTTTGCGGAGGCGATTCATGCCCGTTACCCCGGCAAGATGCTCGCCTATAATTGCTCACCTTCCTTCAACTGGCGCAAGCATCTGGATGACGCCACCATTGCTCGCTTCCAGCAGGAATTGGCTGCCATGGGCTACAAGTTCCAGTTCATCACTCTGGCCGGCTTCCATGCCTTGAGCCACAGCATGTTCCAGCTTGCCAAGGGCTACCGGGAACGGCAGATGAGTGCCTATGTGGAACTGCAGGAAGCCGAGTTCGAAGCCGAGGGGGACGGCTATACCGCCACCCGTCATCAGCGGGAGGTGGGAACCGGTTACTTCGATGCGCTCAGTCAGGCCATTGCCGGTGGAAAATCCTCGCTGACGGCCTTGAGTGGGTCCACTGAAAGCGAGCAGTTCCAGCCCGACACGGCCGAGCCGTCCGTGGCTCGCCTTGGTTGATGACCTCACCCCCAGGAATGGTGCCGGGCTGACTGTCCGGCACCATTCGACTAAAGTCCCAAGCCCGTCCACCACCCCCTAGCCCCTGTGCCGACTCGCCTGTGCTAAGATACTGCGCCGTCTGATACGCCAATGATGGGCGCGACCGAAGTCCCCGCGCCCGCCCCAATCGCGCGCGAGGAGTCCCATGCAATTTGAAAAGATTTCGGTTCCCGAGAAAGGCGAACGCATCCAGATCAACACTGATAACAGCATCGAAGTACCGGACCATCCCATTATTCCCTTCATCGAGGGTGACGGGATCGGTATCGACGTGACACCAGTGATGAAGCAAGTTGTGGACGCGGCGGTGGAGAAGGCCTATGGCAGTGATCGCAAGATCCACTGGATGGAGATTTATGCCGGTGAGAAGGCCCTGGCGCAGTATGGCGAAGGTCATAACCTGCCGGAGGAAACCCTGCACGCCATGAAGGATTTCGTGGTCTCTATCAAGGGGCCCCTGGGAACACCCATCGGCGGCGGTATCCGTTCCCTGAACGTGGCCATCCGCCAGTTCATGGATCTGTATGCCTGCGTACGCCCGATTCAGTACTTCCCACCCGTTTCCACCCCCATCAAGACTTCCGAGCTCACCGATATGGTGGTGTTTCGGGAAAATACCGAAGATATTTATGCGGGAATCGAATGGCCGGCAGGCAGCGATGAGGTCCGTCGGGTGATTGATTTCCTGACCCGGGAAATGGGCGTGACCAATATCCGCTTCCCGTCCAGCTCCGGGATTGGTATCAAGCCGGTCTCCCGGGAAGGTTCCCAGCGCCTGGTACGCAAGGCCCTGAACTACGCCGTGGAGAATGACCGGGTGTCGGTGACCCTGGTGCATAAGGGCAATATCATGAAGTACACCGAAGGGGCCTTTTGTGACTGGGGTTACAAGGTGGCCATGGAAGAGTTCGGCGCCACGCCCATTGATGGCGGCCCTTGGTGTGAATTCACCAATCCCCGCAATGGCGAGAAGATCGTGGTCAAGGACGTGATCGCCGACAATTTCCTCCAGCAGATTCTGCTGCGCCCGGAGGATTATGACGTGATCGCCACTCTGAACCTGAACGGGGATTATATCTCCGATGCCCTGGCGGCGCAGGTGGGCGGGATCGGCATTGCCCCCGGAGGCAACATCGGTGATGGTGTGGGGGTGTTTGAAGCCACCCACGGTACCGCCCCCGGTTTTGCCGGCAAAGACCGGGTCAATCCGGGTTCTATTATCCTGTCCGCCGAGATGATGTTGCGATATATGGGCTGGAACGAGGCGGCTGACAAGATTCTCTATGGCATGCGCGATACCATTGCCAGCAAGACCATGACCTACGATCTGGCCCGCCTGCGGGAGGCCATTCGTCGTCCCAAGCGGGAGCTGGCCGGTCGCAAGAACGTGGAAGAAAGCATGCAGGACCTGATTCCGGGGGCCACATTGGTGGGCACATCCGGATTTGGCGAGGCGGTGATCGCCAATATGAAATAAGCCTGTTTTATCGGAGACAGGTTGGCAGGGGAGAGGCATCCGCCAGGGGCTTGCTCCTCAAAATCTGGGCACCTTCTGAGACAGAGGGGGAAAGATGTCAATTGAAGTGCTGCTGGTGGATGATCACGCCCTGGTGCGAACCGGGATACGACACATCCTGGATGAAGCGCCGGGATTAACGGTTATTTCCGAGGCTTCGTCCGGGGAGGAAGCCGTTGAAATCGCCCGGGAGAAGCAACCGGATGTGGTACTCATGGATGTGAACATGCCCGGCATTGGCGGTCTGGAGGCCACCCGGAAGCTGGCCCATGTGGCACCGGATGTGAAAGTGATCGTGGTATCGGTCCATGCCAAGGACCCTTATCCCTCACGGCTGATGGAGGCAGGAGCCCAGGGGTATCTGACCAAGGATTGTTCCGGTGACGAGATCATCGCAGCGGTAAAGAAGGTGCACGCCGGGGAGCGGTATCTGGCGGCGGATATTGCCCGACAACTGGCCGACAGCCTGCTGTCAGGTGGCAAGGGCACGCCGCTGGACCAGCTTTCTCAACGTGAACTTCAGGTCATGCTGATGATCATCCAGGGCCATACCGTGCAATCCATTTCGGACAAGCTGTTTCTCAGTCCGAAAACCGTCAGCACTTATCGCCACCGGCTTTTTCAGAAACTGGATGTGGACAACGATGTGGGCCTGGCCCGCTTTGCCATTCGCCATGGTTTGCTGGATGAAAGCGCCATGGACAGTCCCCCGGAAACCCAATAGGACATGGCGGCATCCCCACTTCCAAGCCGGCCCTTTCGACCGGATTGCCGGGCCTGTCCACGGCTGCGTCATTTCCTGGCCCGGGTGCGTGATAAACACCCGGATTACCATGCGGCACCGGTTGCCCCCTTCGGGCCTGAGAAGGCTCCGCTGCTGATCGTGGGGCTGGCACCCGGTATGCATGGCGCTAATGCCACGGGCCGCCCCTTTACCGGGGATTTTGCCGGGATTCTGCTTTACAAGACCCTGCATGAACTGGGCCTGGCCAGTCGTCCGGTATCCGAGCATGCCGATGACGGTCTCAAGCTCAAGAACTGCCGTATCACCAATGCAGTGAAGTGCCTGCCACCGGAGAACAAGCCCACTGGCAATGAAGTGAAGCAATGTGCCCCCTATTTGCGCCATGAGCTGGAGCGCATGCCCCGGCCCGGGGTGTTACTGGCCCTGGGCAAGGTGGCCCATGACGCAGTATTGAGGGTGCTGGGTTACAAGCTTAATGCCTTCAAGTTTGCCCATGGTGCCGAGCATGTTCTGGATGATCGGTTGCGGTTGATTGATTCCTATCACTGCTCCCGCTACAACACTCAGACCGGTCGGCTCACCGAGGCCATGTTCCGCCAGGTGGTGAAAAAGGCCCGCTCCCGGATTGAATCCTGAATTTGATATCCCATGGCCGATTCGACCTTTGACCACAAGGCCTTTCTCCGTAGCCTGACCACCGGCCCCGGGGTCTATCGTATGCTGTCTGACGACGGCACCATTCTCTACGTGGGCAAGGCCAAAAACCTCAAGCGCCGGGTTTCCAGCTATTTTCAGAAGACCCATGACAGTCCCAAGACCCGGGCCTTGATGCGACAGGTGGAGAAGGTGGAGGTCACGGTGACCCATACCGAGACCGAAGCCCTGATCCTGGAAAATAATCTGATCAAGGCGCATCGGCCCCGTTACAATGTGTTGATGCGGGATGACAAGAGTTATCCTTATATTCATCTCAGTGATCATCTCTATCCCAGACTGAGCTTTTACCGGGGGCAGCGTAAGGAGAAGGGGCGTTTCTTTGGTCCCTATCCCAGCGTCTCCGCCGCCCGGGCAGCCATCAATGAGCTGCAGAAGCTGTTTCGTATTCGACCCTGTACCGACAGCTATTTCCGGAATCGCTCCCGACCCTGTCTGCAATACCAGATCAATCGCTGCACCGCCCCTTGTGTGGATTACATCTCGAGCCAGGAATATGCGAAGGATGTGGACAACGCCATGCTGTTTCTGGAGGGCAAGAATCAGCTGGTGATTGATCGCCTTATTAACAGGATGGAGCAGGCCTCCGAATCACTGGACTTTGAAAAGGCAGCCGAGCTCAGGGATCAGGTGGCCCGCCTGCGCCAGGCTCAGGCAAAACAGTATGTGAGCGGGGATGAAGGTGAATTCGATGTGCTGGCCGTGGCCCGCCAGGGTGATCTGTTCTGTATTGCCATTATCTATATACGGGGTGGACGCAATCTGGGCAGCAAGACGTTTTTCCCCCGTGTCACCATGGACCATGAGGAGCGGGAAGTGCTGGCCGCCTTCATGCCCCAGTATTACCTGGATCGGGATCCCCCCAGGGAAATCATTACCGCCGCAGCCATTCCCGAAGCCGAGGTGCTGGCCGAGACCCTGAGTGAGCAGGCGGGGCGGAAAGTGGCGGTCCGGCATCGGGTGCGCGGTGATCGGGCCCGCTGGTTACAGATGGCGGCGGAGAATGCCAGCCAGGCCATCGCCAGCCGTCTGGCCACGGATGAACACGCCCGCACGGCCATGGAGGCCTTGGGTCGGGCTCTCAAGCTGGATGAGCCACCCATGCGAATGGAGTGTTTCGATATCAGCCATACCAGCGGAGAGTCCACGGTGGCCAGCTGTGTGGTGTTCGAGAACGGCGCTCCTCTGAGCAGCGATTATCGTCGTTTCAATATCAAAAAGACGGAAAGCGGAGATGATTACCAGGCCATGCA comes from the Natronospira proteinivora genome and includes:
- the aceB gene encoding malate synthase A; this translates as MSSAHAAENTQSSASVEIRGPITPECEALLSSEAMDFLAELVRAFSPRIRTLLDARRARQARFDRGTVPDFLPETRKIRQQDWQVAPIPEPLLDRRVEITGPVDRKMVINGLNSGARVFMADFEDASTPSWSNMIQGQRNLYDAVRRQIDFSDERGKAYRLNRDTALLLVRVRGLHLPEKDLRVDGEAVPGALMDFALHCFHNSEALLAQGAGPWFYLPKLEHWREAALWAEVFDWAEQRLSLEKGSIRATVLIETLPAVFQMDEILHVLRDYVVGLNCGRWDYIFSYIKTFHAHPDRILPDRETVGMTVPFLRAYSRLLIETCHRRGALAMGGMAAQIPVRDDPEANAAALAKVREDKEREARDGHDGTWVAHPGLIPEAMAVFDAVLAGPNQLDRAVQDHGIGRAELLAHPEGAITEAGFRRNVEVGLAYTAAWLSGRGCVPIHHLMEDAATAEIARAQLWQWLHHSDARFEVGGAITFAFFSQVLEESLAALLQGEGEDGPDAGHYRAAARLFHRLTESEQFADFLTLEAYDSIA
- the aceA gene encoding isocitrate lyase; the protein is MSMSTEQANIEALRRDWDHNPRWTGVERDYGPEDVVRLRGNVSIEHTLARRGAEKLWRLLKEEDFVNALGAQTGNQAMQQVKAGLKAIYCSGWQVAADANTAGQMYPDQSLYPVDSVPNLVRRINGAFQRLDQVNCMEGRHDEDVFAPIVADAEAGFGGVLNAYELMKHMIEAGAAGVHFEDQLASAKKCGHMGGKVLVPTQEAVQKLVAARLAADTLGVPTLIIARTDANAAGLITSDLDERDKSFCTGGRTVEGFHEVNAGIEQAISRGLAYAPYADLLWCETAHPDLEEARQFAEAIHARYPGKMLAYNCSPSFNWRKHLDDATIARFQQELAAMGYKFQFITLAGFHALSHSMFQLAKGYRERQMSAYVELQEAEFEAEGDGYTATRHQREVGTGYFDALSQAIAGGKSSLTALSGSTESEQFQPDTAEPSVARLG
- the icd gene encoding NADP-dependent isocitrate dehydrogenase; its protein translation is MQFEKISVPEKGERIQINTDNSIEVPDHPIIPFIEGDGIGIDVTPVMKQVVDAAVEKAYGSDRKIHWMEIYAGEKALAQYGEGHNLPEETLHAMKDFVVSIKGPLGTPIGGGIRSLNVAIRQFMDLYACVRPIQYFPPVSTPIKTSELTDMVVFRENTEDIYAGIEWPAGSDEVRRVIDFLTREMGVTNIRFPSSSGIGIKPVSREGSQRLVRKALNYAVENDRVSVTLVHKGNIMKYTEGAFCDWGYKVAMEEFGATPIDGGPWCEFTNPRNGEKIVVKDVIADNFLQQILLRPEDYDVIATLNLNGDYISDALAAQVGGIGIAPGGNIGDGVGVFEATHGTAPGFAGKDRVNPGSIILSAEMMLRYMGWNEAADKILYGMRDTIASKTMTYDLARLREAIRRPKRELAGRKNVEESMQDLIPGATLVGTSGFGEAVIANMK
- the uvrY gene encoding UvrY/SirA/GacA family response regulator transcription factor, producing the protein MSIEVLLVDDHALVRTGIRHILDEAPGLTVISEASSGEEAVEIAREKQPDVVLMDVNMPGIGGLEATRKLAHVAPDVKVIVVSVHAKDPYPSRLMEAGAQGYLTKDCSGDEIIAAVKKVHAGERYLAADIARQLADSLLSGGKGTPLDQLSQRELQVMLMIIQGHTVQSISDKLFLSPKTVSTYRHRLFQKLDVDNDVGLARFAIRHGLLDESAMDSPPETQ
- a CDS encoding uracil-DNA glycosylase, which produces MAASPLPSRPFRPDCRACPRLRHFLARVRDKHPDYHAAPVAPFGPEKAPLLIVGLAPGMHGANATGRPFTGDFAGILLYKTLHELGLASRPVSEHADDGLKLKNCRITNAVKCLPPENKPTGNEVKQCAPYLRHELERMPRPGVLLALGKVAHDAVLRVLGYKLNAFKFAHGAEHVLDDRLRLIDSYHCSRYNTQTGRLTEAMFRQVVKKARSRIES